The following proteins are co-located in the Tetrapisispora phaffii CBS 4417 chromosome 4, complete genome genome:
- the TPHA0D01700 gene encoding HAD family hydrolase (similar to Saccharomyces cerevisiae DOG1 (YHR044C); ancestral locus Anc_5.290) has translation MVEFTVDVCLFDLDGTIVNSIEAVELAWIKLCKAYNVDHIEVLKFSHGVRSIDVLVKFFPDIDNTDNAGVKLLESSIATEFANLVKLIPGSKDLLLSLDVNTDGLAYGERKWAIVTSGSPYSVFSWFDNILKDVKKPDIFITGFDVKAGKPDPEGYASAKEQLCKLWKFDSQKARAVVFEDAPAGVIAGKAMGATVVGITSSHSKEVLFEAGADYVVYDLTQVSVVKNTRDDGITIKVVDPISKY, from the coding sequence atgGTTGAGTTTACAGTAGACGTCTGTTTGTTTGATTTGGATGGTACAATTGTGAATTCCATTGAGGCTGTCGAATTAGCATGGATTAAATTGTGTAAGGCCTACAACGTTGATCATATAGAAGTACTGAAGTTTTCTCATGGTGTCAGATCAATAGATGTGTTGGTGAAGTTTTTCCCTGATATCGATAATACTGATAATGCTGGGGTAAAGTTATTGGAATCATCTATAGCAACTGAATTTGCTAACTTGGTTAAACTAATCCCAGGTTCAAAAGATCTCTTACTATCATTGGATGTTAATACAGATGGTTTAGCATATGGTGAACGTAAGTGGGCAATTGTTACCTCTGGTTCTCCATACTCTGTCTTTTCCTGGTTTGACAATATTCTTAAAGATGTTAAGAAACcagatatttttattactgGGTTTGACGTAAAGGCTGGCAAGCCTGATCCGGAAGGTTATGCTTCAGCAAAGGAACAATTGTGTAAGCTATGGAAGTTCGATTCACAAAAAGCAAGAGCAGTTGTATTTGAAGATGCACCAGCAGGTGTTATTGCCGGTAAAGCCATGGGTGCAACTGTTGTTGGTATTACTTCTTCTCATTCCAAGGAGGTATTATTTGAAGCAGGTGCTGATTATGTGGTTTACGATCTTACTCAAGTGAGTGTTGTTAAGAATACTCGTGACGATGGGATAACAATAAAAGTTGTTGATCCTATTTCAAAATACTAA
- the MRX10 gene encoding Mrx10p (similar to Saccharomyces cerevisiae YDR282C; ancestral locus Anc_5.291) — MSLRHAMTPWRILRFQSLNSFHLQNIRRVNSKSIFLNSNTNIKTTSNNTKRYPKSIKVNPSKHLRRNVGKKSGSHDDQETANVLSTYKVKTCSVITTAEKYNLEKGIALLRDRGIIPVTLIPDEIITFKYIHEGEKTDIMVLADNGSVISWGLNEKELLDNFIPILSEARINPLDESKYETEDIDFIEIENSKALSKNMESHLHNGSYIMDDLLIVNSIDPELGLLDKAAFSSGIARSTSLAVLEAALEEHTQKSRIITEKFSRGIQINLKEKHFLTSIGKLFLIRGRLNLYSNIIETPDLYWSEPRLEKIYKNVSHFLDIAPRINILNSKLDYCTDHSRMLLSVLNEKKGTFLEWIIIYLITVEVCFELHHYWVSFQNSKEEKTI; from the coding sequence ATGAGTTTAAGACATGCCATGACTCCTTGGAGGATTTTAAGATTTCAGTCTTTAAATTCGTTCCATTTACAAAACATCAGACGTGTTAATAGTAAAAGCATCTTCCTTAACAGTAATACCAATATTAAAACTACTAGCAATAATACTAAAAGATATCCAAAAAGTATAAAAGTGAACCCATCCAAACATTTGCGAAGAAATGTTGGTAAAAAATCTGGGAGTCATGATGACCAAGAAACGGCTAATGTGTTGTCGACATATAAAGTTAAAACTTGTTCAGTCATAACCACGGCTGAGAAGTATAACTTAGAGAAAGGTATAGCATTATTGAGAGACCGTGGGATAATTCCTGTTACATTGATCCCTGATGAGATTATCacattcaaatatattcatgAAGGAGAAAAAACCGACATTATGGTTCTTGCTGATAACGGTTCTGTCATAAGTTGGGGTTTGAACGAGAAAGAGTTATTGGATAATTTTATACCAATATTGAGTGAGGCTCGTATTAATCCTTTAGATGAATCCAAATATGAGACAGAAGATATTGatttcattgaaattgaGAACTCAAAAGCCTTAAGTAAAAATATGGAAAGTCATTTACATAACGGTAGTTACATCATGGATGATTTGCTAATTgttaattcaattgatccTGAATTAGGGTTATTAGATAAAGCTGCATTCTCAAGTGGTATAGCAAGAAGTACATCGTTAGCCGTTCTTGAAGCAGCTTTGGAAGAACATACTCAAAAATCTAGAATAATAACAGAAAAATTCTCAAGAGGCATACAAATTAACTTGAAGGAAAAGCACTTTTTGACATCTATTGGGaaattatttctaattCGTGGGCGATTGAACTTATATTCTAATATAATCGAAACTCCAGATTTGTACTGGAGTGAACCTAGATTGgagaaaatatataaaaatgtcTCTCATTTTCTGGATATTGCACCACGTATTAATATTCTTAATAGTAAACTAGACTATTGCACAGATCATTCGAGAATGCTTTTGTCagttttaaatgaaaagaaaggAACATTCTTAGAGTGGattatcatatatttaattacaGTTGAGGTTTGTTTTGAACTTCATCACTATTGGGTCAGTTtccaaaattcaaaagaagaaaagacTATTTAA